The sequence AATGCCCAAAAAGCCATACAGCCATTAGTATACTCAGGACCATCTCCATAATTTCCGGAGGTAGGACAGAAGTCACAACTTCTTCCTTTACCGTTAATATCCTTAAGCTTTGTTCGTGGTAATTTTCGCATGTTTAAATTTGTTATTAATTAATATTCTTATCTCTTATTAATAATTATTTATACGACCCTTCCTCAAAACAGTAAATACTTACTCCTACACAATTCTTGCTTTTGCAATAATCAGGTAACGCAAAATAATTCTCACATGTTCCACCATGTTCTGAGCCCGGTCCATACATAATATGGCTAGGGCATCCATTACAAATAGATGCATTCGCACCTTTAATAGTCTTAAGATGTTGTCTTGAAAGCTTGTTCATCCAATAAAGATTTTGAATGGTTTCAATTTGATTCAAACTACAGCATTGGAGCATAACATTTTCCACCGGGCTTCAGCCAACATCCCCATCTGCCTCCTCCCATAAAACATACAAGTTGCTCACTACCGCATGCTTCAATTTGGATTTGCGTTGCACCGCCGCTGATCCCTTTCTTTTGTTCTCTTGTTAATTTTTTCAAAGTTTTCATAGTATTTTAATTTTAAGATTATAGATAAAGAGCACTGTTATACAACAATGCTCTTATATTTTGAAAAATATTAATAACGGTCAAAACAGTCCATACTTACCAGTACTCTTTTTTTACAGCACTCCGGCAGCCCATAAAAGTCTCCGCATGATTTAGCTTCATTAGGACCATAAGGTCCTTCAGGACAATTTTCATAACAATTCCCTATTCCACCACCATTAATTGATTTTAAATGTTCTCTTTTAATTTTTTTTGAATTTTTCATTGGATTTCCATTATAGTTAATTAGATAAATGTAAGATTTTTAATTAATTGCACCAAATATTTCTCCATAAAAGGATTTAAAATATATTATGTTAAAACTTTGCCGTTCCAAAATAATTTGTACATTTGTTTAGTTATAATGAATTTTTCAAGAAACATATCTGATATTTCTATCCTGAAGTCACCTATTTCAGGAGTATCTACTGTTTCTACATTCACAACTACAACAACTACCCCATAAAGGGGTAAATTTTCACATATTATTTCCGGTACCTGTACTCTTTTTTCAAAGAGTAGCCCTCTCACTTTTCTAATCTTAAATAAATAATAGATGAAAATCTTAAAATTCGGCGGAACATCAGTCGCCAATTCTCAGAATATCCTGTTAGTGGAAAACATTATCAAAAAGGAATCTTCAAAAGACAATATTGTAGTCATTGTATCAGCACTTCATGGGGTAACAGATCTTCTTATTAACGCCGCAGAATATGCAGCTGTTAAAAATGAAGATTATTTGCAACTGCTTAAAAATGCGGAAGAAAAACATATGACCCTAGTCAAGGAACTTATTCCTGTTTTAGAGCAAAGTTCTTTACTAAGCTTTGTTAAAAAACACTTCAACGATCTGGAAGATCTATACGCCGGAATTTTTGTTCTTGGAGAGCTTACTCCAAGAATCAAGGATAAAATTGCCTCCTATGGAGAATTCCTGTCATCCAGTATTATTGCGGCAAGGCTTCAGCATCAGGAACTGGATTGTTTATGGATGAATGTTTCAGAACTTATCAAAACCGATAGCACTTTCACTCATGCGAAAGTAAATTTCAGCGCCAGTGAAAGCAATATCAAAAATTATATCAACAAGCATCAGAATCGTATCCTGATAGGTCCTGGTTTTATAGCCAGTGACGAAAAAGGCCATACAACAACATTAGGACGTGGTGGTTCAGATTATACGGCTGCTATAATTGCTGCTGCTATTCAGGCCGAGGAACTTCAGATATGGACAGATGTAAGCGGTATGATGACTGCAGACCCTCGCTTGGCTTCTTATGCAAAACCCATCGCAGAAATCTCCTATCATGAAGCTATGGAGCTTTCTCATTTTGGAGCAAAAGTTATTTATCCACCATCTATTCAACCTGTGATGGTAAAAAATATTACGCTTAAAATTAAAAACACCTTTGATCCGGAAGCGCAGGGAACATTAGTATCCCATAATCTGGAAATTTCGGAAAATGAGAAACATGAGGTAGCAGTAGGAATCTCAAATCTGAGTCATATTGCCCTTCTAACGTTGGAAGGCAGCGGAATGATAGGAATTCCAGGAATTTCTGCAAAACTTTTTCAGTGTCTGAGTCAGGAAAAAATAAATGTTATACTAATTACACAGGGATCTTCGGAACATTCCATTACCATAGCTATTCACGAAAAGGATAGGTTAACCGCTGAAAATACAATTAATGCATCTTTTGCAGATGATATCAATTTAAAAAGAGTTACTCCTGTTACTATTGAAACTGGCCTTTCCATAGTAGCATTGGTAGGAGAAAACATGAAAAGCAGAAGTGGTGTAAGTGCTAAAATGTTTGGATGTCTTGGCAATAATGGAATCAATATCAGAACCATTGCCCAAGGCTCATCAGAAAGAAACATCAGCGTTGTTATTGCTGAAAAAGATACCAGAAAAGCAGTAAATGTTCTTCATGAAGAATTTTTCGAATCAGCAATAAAACAAATCCATCTTTATATCTGCGGAACAGGAAATGTAGGGACCAAGCTTATCCAGCAGATCTATAACCAAAATCAATATCTGAGAGAAAACCACTTTATCAATTTAAGAATTGCAGGTTTATCTAACAGCCGAAAAATGATCTTTGCAGACAAAGGTCTTTCCGAGGAAGAATATATCAACTGGAATGAATCAGGTATTGAAGCATCAGCTCAAAAATTTGCCGAAGAAATCATAGCCCGTAATGTAAGAAACTCTGTCTTTGTTGATATCACTGCAAGTTCTGAAATTCCCGAAGTATATGAAGACCTCTTGAAAAGGAGTATCAATATTGTAGCCTGTAATAAAATTGCTGCTTCATCAGCTTTTAAAACATATGTAACCTTAAAGAATACCGCAAGAAACCACAACTGTAACTTTCACTTTGAAACCAATGTAGGAGCCGGACTTCCAGTAATAGGAACCATTAATGATCTTATTAAAAGTGGTGATAAAATAACTTCTATTGAAGCTGTACTCAGCGGAACATTAAACTTTGTATTCAATAACTATGACGGAAAAAGAACATTTTCCGAAGTAGTCGCTCAGGCACAAAAAGAAGGTTATACAGAACCAGATCCAAGGCTGGACCTTTCCGGAACAGATGTGGCAAGAAAGATTTTGATCCTTGCCAGAGAAGCCGGATATCCACTTCAGTTTGACGAAATTGAAAATATAGGATTTCTACCTGCAGCTTGTATGGAAGGCAGTGTAGATCATTTTTATGAAAAACTTACAGAATATGAAAGTCATTTTAAATCTCTATTTGACGATGCTCAAAAAGAAGGAAAAATATTGAAGTATACTGCAGAATTTAAAGAGGGGAAAGCTAAGGTAGGATTACAGCATGTGGCTCCGGGAAGCGATCTGTTTCATCTTTATGGAAAGGATAATATTGTCATCTTTAAAACCTTAAGATACTCCGAACAGCCATTGGTCATCAAAGGAGCCGGTGCAGGAGCTGAGGTCACTGCCAGTGGTATTTTCGCAGACATCATCCGTTCAGTTTAAAAACAAAAAATATGAAAAAAGTAAATTTAAAAATTCCTGCTACTGTTGCCAATCTGGTATGTGGATTTGATATACTGGGAATGGCTGTTAATGAACCTTATGATGAAATGGAAATCCGCTTATTGGAAACTCCAGAAATTATCATCAAACACAAAGATTCTTTTGGACTCCCTGAAAAGCCAGATAAAAATGTTGCCGGAGTTGTACTTTTAAAAATTCAGGAGCACTTCAACTTAAAGAATGGCTTTGAAGTTATTATTCATAAACATATAAAACCGGGAAGCGGCCTAGGTTCCAGTGCAGCTAGTGCTGCCGGAGCTGCTATGGGAGCTAATATCGTATTAGGAAACATTCTATCAAAGGACGAAATGATACATTTTGCTATGTTCGGAGAAGAACTCGCTTCCGGTGTGCGGCATGCAGACAATATTGCTCCCTGCATCTATGGAGGAATTACTTTGGTGAAATCTACAGATCCTATTGATATTATTCCATTAAATACGCCCGATTTATTTGTTACGGCTGTACATCCTCAGGTTGAAGTCAAAACATCTGATTCAAGACAGATTTTAAAGAAAAATATCACTTTAAAAAGTGCCGTTGAACAATGGGCGAATATTGCAGGGCTTGTTGCCGGTATTCAGAAAAATGATTTTGCACTGATTGGAAGAAGCCTCAACGATGTCATTATAGAACCTGTACGAAGCATTTTAATTCCAAAATTTGATGAAATTAAATCAAAAAGTCTTGAGCTTGGGGCTCTGGGAGGCGGAATTTCAGGATCAGGACCTTCTATTTTCATGCTGGCAGAAAATAGACAAACAGCTGAAAATATTGCTGACATGATGAAAACCATATATGATGAGATCAATATAGATAATTTCGTCTATGTCTCAAAAATTAACCCAATGGGAATAGAAATTATTGAAGAACAAAAATTAGATTAAAAGCAGATGAAGTATTATAATTTAAAAGGCAGGGAAGAAAATGTTGATTTCAGAACTGCAACCATAAAAGGACAGGGAAAAGATAAAGGATTATTCTTTCCCGAAAACATTCCTTACTTCGAAGAAGAATTCATTCAAAATCTTCACCAATATTCTGATGAGGAGATCGCTTATCAATGTATGAAAGATTTTATTGGAGAGGAAATTCCTTCAGAAATTCTTAAGAAAATTGTTGCTGAAACTATTAGTTTTGAAATTCCTTTGAAAAAAATAAGTGATGAGATTTCGATTCTGGAACTTTTTCATGGCCCTACTCTCGCATTTAAAGATATTGGGGCCGGATTTATGAGCAGATGTCTCTCTTATTTTTTAGAAAATCAACAGAAAAAAGTTACTGTTTTAGTAGCTACTTCCGGAGATACTGGTGGAGCTGTTGCCCATGGATTCTATGATCTTCCAGGTATTGATGTTGTTATTCTTTATCCAAAAAACAGAGTAAGCCCAGTTCAGGAAAAGCAACTTACTGCATTAGGAAAAAATATTTACGCATTAGAAGTTGATGGCAGCTTTGATGATTGCCAAAGTTTGGTAAAGCAAGCCTTCTCCAATAAAGAAATCAATAATCAATTATTTCTTACATCTGCCAATTCTATCAATGTTGCCAGATGGCTTCCACAGCAGATCTATTATCTGTTGGCTCTAAAGCAATGGCAATCGAAAGAAAGTAAAGAAGCTCCGGTCATCTGTGTTCCAAGTGGAAATTTCGGTAATTTATGTGCTGGAATTTTAGCCCATCTTCGAGGACTCCCTGCAGAACATTTTATTGCAGCCTGCAATGCTAATGATATAATTCCTGAATATTTAAAAACTAAAAATTACAATCCTAAAAAAGCTGTAGCTACTTTATCCAATGCTATGGATGTAGGAGATCCCAGCAATTTTATTAGAATTCTCGAACTTTTCAATAATGAATTTGATCTTTTGAAAAATAAGATTTCCGGGTATTCCGTGGACGATAAAGTGACTATACAAACGATTAGGGAAGTTTACAACAGGTATCATTATATTCTCGATCCTCACAGTGCAGTGGCATTTGCTTCTCTCGATGAATATATTAATGAAAATCCAGGTAAAAAGGGATTCATTCTAGGAACAGCACATCCAGTGAAATTTCCTGATGCAGTAGAAAATGCTATTCACACAAAAATTCAAATTCCTCAAAGCTTAAATGACTTAATGAAAAAGGAGAAAAAAACTGTAGAAATAAATTCAGATTTTGAAGAATTAAAGCGATTTTTGCTTAATAAAAATTAAGCAATGAGTAAGATATATCTTGAAGATGTAAAAATATATGCCTACCACGGGGTATTACCTGAGGAAAATATTATTGGCACCTATTATATTTTAAATGCAGAACTTCATACCGATTTGTGGAAGGCAGCAGAATCTGATGACCTGAATGATACCATAAGCTATGCAGATATCAATGATATTCTTCATCAGGAAATGAAAATTAAATCTAAGCTGCTGGAAAATGTTGCAGGAAGAATTATTATAAAAATACATGACCGTTTTCCACAAATCGACTATATCAAGCTTAAACTTACCAAAACAGCACCACCCATGAAGGGTGAAATGAAAGGTGCAAGTATTGAACTGGAAAAAAGTTTTAAACCGGAAAATTAAAATCCTTATTTTTATTTCATTAAAAAAATACAAAATTGAAATTTATTAAAATATTATTTCTAGCAGCATTCATCAATGCTTTCGGCCAGACAGGTGTTGATAATCAATTGGCCAGTTATAACTTTCCAAAGATTAAATCCAGCATTACCATGCCGGTGACAATCCCACTTTCAGAGCTTAGCAATATGGTAAACGCCTCTGTAAAAGATCTCATTTACCAGGATGATTCTTATACAGACAACAATAACGACCAATTTAAAGTAAAAGTTTGGAAAACCAGACCTATTCGTCTAGTTGGAGGAACCAGCCAAAATCTTCTCATTGAAGTTCCTTTAAAAATATGGGCCGAGAAAGGGATTGGAACTCTGGGCGTTTATTCTTATCAGAATACTACTTTTGAAACCGTAATGTCCTTTAATACAACCGTTACATTTAAAAACAACTGGACAATTACCACCAATACTCAGCCCAACGGCTTCCGATGGGTAACGAAACCTGTACTGGATTATGGAAGAATACAAATTCCGATCACCCCTATTGTCGAGAAAAGCCTAAGAGAACAACAGGAAAAATTCTGTAAAACCATTGACCAGCAGATGGCTACTCAACTAAATTTCCAGCAATATGCTGTTATGGCCTGGAATACGTTTGCTCAGCCATTCAATATTTCAGAAGAATACAATACCTGGCTGAAGGTAAGCCCGGTGGGCGTTACTATCACTCCTTTAAAATTTTATGGAAATCAGATCAATGCAACCCTTGGAATTGATATTTTTTCGGAAACTTTTACCGGAAATAAACCTGCAGCCTCACCTCCTGTAACTTCAGCAAGTAATTTTAATTTTGCTCCAACTGTTGCAGATAAATTCGTGTTACAGACTACAGCCAATATTCCTTTTACGGAAGCCAGTAATATGGCCAGAAAAACATTTTTAAATAAAGAATTTGACATCAGAGATTCCAAAGTAAAAGTGACAGACATCAGAGTTTACGGTGTTGATAACAGAATTGTTATTGAAGCACAGACAGATGGCTATATCAAAGGAACTGCTATAGTTTCAGGAATTCCTGTATATGATGAAACTAAAAGAAAAATTGTTTTATCTGATACGAAGTTCAAGCTTAAAACAATGAATATACTTCAAAAAACGGCTTCTCTTCTCTTTCAGGGGAAAATTGTGAAAATGATTGAAGAAGAATACGGCATACCAACTCAGGAATTAGAAGAGACATCCAGAAAAAGTATTGAAGATGCTTTCAACAAAGAATATTATAAAGGATTAAAGATGACCGGAAAGGTATTTAACCTGAAACCAAGCAAAATCCTTCTCAACAGTACAGGAATTACAGCTGTTATTGATACTAATGCTACCTTAAAACTACTTGTAAACGGATTTTAAAAGATAAAATTCATCTCAAAAAAAACTAATAACCGACCATGAAAAGAATTTTAAATATTGTTGAATACAATAAGGCCTCATTATGGATTAGGCTTGCCAATAATTTCATAGATGTTATCATCATATATATTATCAATTACCTCCTCTCTATTATCTGCAATTTTCTTTATAAAATAACTTCAATTGAGTTTTTCTACTTCTATAGTAATGGAAGCATTTTATGGAGTTTCTTTATTGGAAATTTCAACTATTGTCTTTATTATTTTCTGATGGAAAACTACTTTGATGGGAAAACCGTCTCAAAGTATATTACAGGAACCAAAGTAATCAGTACAGATGGTACAAAACCAACTACCCAACAAATTACGTACAGAACTCTTTCCAGGATTGTTCCTTTTGATGGACTATCATTTCTTGGGATAAATGGATGGCACGACAGCTGGAGTGATACACGAGTAATTAATCTGAAAAATTATATGTCTGAAATTCAAGCCAAAAGCGAAATTGACAGTCTAGGAGAGAAAGAAATTGCATAAAAACTTTGGTTTATATAGAAATTTAGCTATATTTGCACACCTCAAAAATGGTAAAACATGGTACTTTGGCCGAGCGGCTAGGCAGTGGTCTGCAACACCATCTACAGCGGTTCGAATCCGCTAGGTACCTCTTTAAAACCTCTAAATAAAATTTAGAGGTTTTTTTATGCAGTTTTATCTATAAAATTAGAAAGAACCAACTTGGTGATTCCACTCTTGTTTACTAAATGAATTAAGTTTTAAAAATTACAGTAAAAATTTCAAAGTCTTCAAAATAAAACAAACTCTTCCACATAGGAGGAGCTTATTTTACAACACAAAAAAAGAATGATGGATAGAAAATTATTTTCTCAAAGATAATCCAACATCAACCCTATCTTTACGAGTAATGCATATACAAAAAAAATCCTCGGAAATTCCGAGGATAAAAACTAATAACCATGAAAACTCAAATTAAACATGAGTTGCATTGGTATATTGAAAAATCGTGCCAAGAATTACTTTTTTTGAAAAAAAAATAAAATTTTATTCATAAACAGAGAAAATTAAATTAAAAAATAAACATCCAAAACATATTGAAATATAAATATATACAAATAATAACTCCACTAAACATAACAAATCACCCTCAAACTCAAAAATGATTAACAAATCAATAATTAAAAAAAACTTTAAAATAAAAAATTAAGTAAAGAAGAAAATTTTCAGAAATACAATATGTCGGTAAAGAGGGCACAAAAAACTACAACTTGTCACAATTTATTCTCTTATTTAGCATAACATTCAAATTTAATATCATTTCACAAAAACAATGAAAACAATATCAGACAGTGTTAAGCAAGATTGAAATAAGAGAATATAAAATAATACAAACTCTGTTAAAAGGTTCAATGATCATACATTTATCGTATGGGATCATCCTTTAATAAACAAAGAAGCATATATAAACTCTCGTTATCAAAAAAAGCCTCCAAACGGAGGCTTCAAAAAACACAAATGATGAAAAAAAAATTTTATATCAGAAATAAAAATTATTTTTTTTAATTCTTATTCAAAAATAGATTTTACTTTTTATCCGTTTTATGAGTACAGTCATAAAACTTTTAAACTAATTATTCTTTTACAGATATAGCATAATTTCCGCTTCTCTATGCTACATTTAAATGTTTTCCGAACAAGCAACTTAGTTACTATGGAATAAAAGAAGTTTTCTCAAAGATATTTCATCTATCTCTAAAAATACATGAGTTCAATCATAAACACTTCAAAAAAGAAAAGGCCTCCATGCGGAGGCCTAAAAAACACAAATGATGAAAAAAATCTATTCAGAAAAATCCAAACAGAATATCGTGTAAACTGTTTATATATTCCTCCCATTAAGGAGTTCTCATATATTCAACAGTATTAATTAATACATATTGATTAAAAAATCCTCATTCGAGGATTTGGTAAATGTAGATAAATATTTTGTCTTTCACAAAGTTATTCTTCCCATGTGATCGGAACATATATTGTAATGTATCCGTCATCATCTATATTTTCATCCGATACCGTTGCAATTACCGTTCCATAACCTACCCAGCCTCCTTGGCCCTGGATGCCCGAGAATTCATAAGTTCCTTCCGGAAGATCTTCCTCGGAATACTGTGGAAGCGCACGATTATTGTACTGACCAGTGAAATACTCATCTCCTGTAGCTGTATTTTTAGCAACGAAACCTCCCAAATCAAATCCTGAACCTGAAAGCATTTTTGTCCCGCTTTGAGATATCAATCCATAACGAACCGGATATGTCTTTGTCTTAGCATCCTTAACAGATACTTCTGTACAAACTTTAGATGGTACTTCCACAACATCAGTGGAAGAAAACGAAGTAGCAACAGCTAGCAATCCTACTACAGCTGTTACTGTAAAAATTGATTTTTTCATATTGAAAGTAATTTAGTTTCTCAAAAATAGGCATCATAAATTAATTCAACAAAAATTATGGATTAACTATATCTTACAAATTTCTTCCAATAAAGATTCCCCGTTGAGCAGGAAACTATGATGAATCTCGTTTAGAACATTAATTTTCAAATTTTGAAAAACTGTCATTTTATTCACAAACATCATGCTTATGTTTCTAAAATCTGCTTTATGACTGTAAAATTTAATAGGATATAGAATTAGTTTAATCCTTTCAATATCAACTTTAACATTCTTTAACTGAATTTTGGCTTCATAATTGAAAATAAAACTAAAATTAGAGCCGTTTAGGCTTAAGCTTATTAAAATTTGAGTTATGAAAAAGATAGTATTAGCAGGTTTTTTATCCGTTTTCTTACTAACGGCCTGCAAGAAAGATGACAGAACTGCTGATAAATCACTGGAAGAACAGAAGCTTGAATTCCAGTCAAGGCAGCTTGAAATAGAACGACAAAAACTAGCTATTGAAAAAGAAAAGCTGGTATATGAAGCTCAGAAAAAAGCAGACAGTATCTCTGAAACCAAAAAAGCGAAAGCTATTGCTGAAAATAATTCAAAGCCTAAAGTTATAAGAGAAACCAGAACAGTATACCGTGACAGAAATTCTAATTCAGGGGGCGGAAATAACGGTGGATATGCGGACAATGGAAACAATGCTTCACAGGGAACTACTCAGAAAAAAGGAATGAGTAAAGCTGCTAAAGGTACTATTATTGGTACTGTAGGTGGTGCAGCTGCAGGAGCAATCATTGCTAAGAAAAACAGAGGTCTTGGTGCTGTAATCGGAGGTGTGGTAGGTGGGGCTACCGGATATACTATCGGTAGATCGCAAGACAGAAAAGACGGAAGAGTACAACCAAGAAGATAATTTTTTTCATCATAACATATAAAGATTGCTTATTTTTAGGCAATCTTTTTTTATGATATTGATTCTGTTTTCCACTATTTTTCTCGTTCCGGTCTTATCGGGACTTGGAAAAATAATGGAAAAATTCTTTGGAATTTTATTTCAGGGAATCTCCGGAAAAATACTTTCGGGAATCATGGGGATAAGTCTTGTTTGGACTTTCATTTCTTTTTTTGTTCCCTTAAATATTTATGTAGAAATGTTTACGGTCTTATTAGGTCTACTCTACTTTTTTAAAGAAAGACTTTATCAGGAATTTTATATATTTCTAAAAAAAGATCTCTTTTTAATAACATTCATTTCCTTTATTATAATATTTACCGGAGCCTACTACCCTTATATATTAGATCATTTCGGATATTATATTCCCTCTATTAAATGGTTGACAGAATATGGGCTTATCAAGGGAATTTCCAATCTGGATCTTACTTTAGGACAAATGTCAATCTGGCATATTTTTCAGGCCGGTTTCTCAAATTTTTCAGATCCTTTTCTGAGAATTAATTCGATTTTACTGGTAATTTATACCATTTATATATTTGAAAGAAAAAACTGGATTCAGCTATGTTTCATTCCTATATTATTACTCTTTTCACAGTCACCCAGCCCTGACCTTCCTGTTATTGTCTTTTCTTTAATTATTTTAAATGAAGTTATATCCGGAAATAGAAATACCAGTCTTCTTTTTGCCTTTTCTGTCTTTGTTTTTGCTATAAAGCCAACCATGATTTGGCTGCCAATACTGGTTCTTCTTTATAATATTTTTATTTTTAAATCAGATTTAAAAAAGCTGTTATTCGGAGGTCTCATTTTATTGTTATTCTTTATTAAAAATATCTGGACATTTGGATATCCTGTATTCCCGGTATCTATAGGAGATTTTGGTTTCATTTGGAAACCCAATCCTGAGATATTGAAAACCTCTTCACAATATGCGATTCTGAAAACTTATGACATGCAGTATTCGTATGAAGAAATCCAAAAGTTTTCCACATTAGATCATATAAAAAACTGGTTCTTCCTGAAGGGTATCAAATCAAAAATCAATATTCTTTTTATATTAAGCTTATTTATTTTTTTGGTATTTGCTTGGGTAAAGAAAAAGAAACTCATCACCTTGATCTTTATTTCCGTGTTGATAAAAAGCGCACTTATACTAGTCTTTTCAGCCCAATACAGATTTTTCATGGATGTATTTTTTGTTTTATTTTTTATTTTATTTCATGAATATGTAAATAAAAGAAAATCCATTGCTACTTTTTCTATGCTCAGTTTATTTTTTATTTCATTATTATCTTTTCCCAGTATTATTCAACATTATATTCCAAGTTTTCAACTGGGGAATTTCATGGTTGGATTTCATAAGAAACAGCTTTTTCAGCCATCAGTTTATGAATATCATCAATTCAATCGTTTTAAGGTTGGGAACTTAAAGTTTAATGTTTCCAAAAGCTATCCTTACAACTTTGAAACCCCTCTTCCCTCTATCTCCGAGAGTTTTATTTTTGACGATGTAAAAGCAGGAATTTTCCCTCAGCCTATTGATGAAAATAACATAGGTAAAGGATTCATCTGGAAAAGAATGAGTTACAAAGAGGAAAAAGAAGCAAAAGCAGTTATTAATACTATCGAAAATATTTATAAATAGAACAAATGCTGAAACTTTATTATCTGAAGAAAAAAAGGTAATTTTGTATTATGTTCAACACATTAGGTAATCTTCTTAGTCTTACAACATTTGGAGAAAGTCACGGAGTGGCTTATGGCGGTATCATCAATAATTTTCCGGCAGGTTTAGCGGTAGATCTCGATAAAGTTCAATATGAACTGAACCGAAGAAAGCCAGGCCAGTCTGCTATTGTTACCCAAAGAAAGGAAAGTGACACCGTTAAATTTCTTTCTGGGATCTTTGATGGAAAAACAACAGGTACACCCATCGGTTTTATCATTGAAAACGAAAATCAGAAATCAAAGGATTATGACCATATTGCTGGAGCATATCGTCCGAGTCATGCAGATTTTACATACGATCAAAAATTTGGTTTCAGGGATCACCGTGGTGGTGGAAAATCTTCTGCCAGAGAAACCATGAACTGGGTAGTTGCAGGAGCTTTGGCCAAGCAACTTTTGCCAGAGATTGAGATCAATGCTTATGTTTCTTCTGTAGGCGATATTTTCTGCGAAAAACCATACCAGGCTCTTGACTTTTCTCAAACGGAAAGCAATGATGTACGTTGTCCGGACGCTGAAACGGCAGAAAAGATGATTGCCAGAATCAAAGAAATTAAAAAAGAAGGAAATACAATTGGAGGAACCATTACCTGCGTGATCAAAAATGTTCCTGTAGGAATTGGTGAACCTATATTTTCAAAACTCCAGGCTGAACTGGCAAAAGCAATGCTGAATATCAATGCCTGCAAGGGTTTTGAATATGGGAGTGGTTTCTGTGGGGCAAAAATGACTGGAAA is a genomic window of Chryseobacterium nakagawai containing:
- the thrC gene encoding threonine synthase encodes the protein MKYYNLKGREENVDFRTATIKGQGKDKGLFFPENIPYFEEEFIQNLHQYSDEEIAYQCMKDFIGEEIPSEILKKIVAETISFEIPLKKISDEISILELFHGPTLAFKDIGAGFMSRCLSYFLENQQKKVTVLVATSGDTGGAVAHGFYDLPGIDVVILYPKNRVSPVQEKQLTALGKNIYALEVDGSFDDCQSLVKQAFSNKEINNQLFLTSANSINVARWLPQQIYYLLALKQWQSKESKEAPVICVPSGNFGNLCAGILAHLRGLPAEHFIAACNANDIIPEYLKTKNYNPKKAVATLSNAMDVGDPSNFIRILELFNNEFDLLKNKISGYSVDDKVTIQTIREVYNRYHYILDPHSAVAFASLDEYINENPGKKGFILGTAHPVKFPDAVENAIHTKIQIPQSLNDLMKKEKKTVEINSDFEELKRFLLNKN
- a CDS encoding bacteriocin-like protein encodes the protein MKNSKKIKREHLKSINGGGIGNCYENCPEGPYGPNEAKSCGDFYGLPECCKKRVLVSMDCFDRY
- the folB gene encoding dihydroneopterin aldolase, encoding MSKIYLEDVKIYAYHGVLPEENIIGTYYILNAELHTDLWKAAESDDLNDTISYADINDILHQEMKIKSKLLENVAGRIIIKIHDRFPQIDYIKLKLTKTAPPMKGEMKGASIELEKSFKPEN
- the thrA gene encoding bifunctional aspartate kinase/homoserine dehydrogenase I; translated protein: MKILKFGGTSVANSQNILLVENIIKKESSKDNIVVIVSALHGVTDLLINAAEYAAVKNEDYLQLLKNAEEKHMTLVKELIPVLEQSSLLSFVKKHFNDLEDLYAGIFVLGELTPRIKDKIASYGEFLSSSIIAARLQHQELDCLWMNVSELIKTDSTFTHAKVNFSASESNIKNYINKHQNRILIGPGFIASDEKGHTTTLGRGGSDYTAAIIAAAIQAEELQIWTDVSGMMTADPRLASYAKPIAEISYHEAMELSHFGAKVIYPPSIQPVMVKNITLKIKNTFDPEAQGTLVSHNLEISENEKHEVAVGISNLSHIALLTLEGSGMIGIPGISAKLFQCLSQEKINVILITQGSSEHSITIAIHEKDRLTAENTINASFADDINLKRVTPVTIETGLSIVALVGENMKSRSGVSAKMFGCLGNNGINIRTIAQGSSERNISVVIAEKDTRKAVNVLHEEFFESAIKQIHLYICGTGNVGTKLIQQIYNQNQYLRENHFINLRIAGLSNSRKMIFADKGLSEEEYINWNESGIEASAQKFAEEIIARNVRNSVFVDITASSEIPEVYEDLLKRSINIVACNKIAASSAFKTYVTLKNTARNHNCNFHFETNVGAGLPVIGTINDLIKSGDKITSIEAVLSGTLNFVFNNYDGKRTFSEVVAQAQKEGYTEPDPRLDLSGTDVARKILILAREAGYPLQFDEIENIGFLPAACMEGSVDHFYEKLTEYESHFKSLFDDAQKEGKILKYTAEFKEGKAKVGLQHVAPGSDLFHLYGKDNIVIFKTLRYSEQPLVIKGAGAGAEVTASGIFADIIRSV
- a CDS encoding homoserine kinase, with the translated sequence MKKVNLKIPATVANLVCGFDILGMAVNEPYDEMEIRLLETPEIIIKHKDSFGLPEKPDKNVAGVVLLKIQEHFNLKNGFEVIIHKHIKPGSGLGSSAASAAGAAMGANIVLGNILSKDEMIHFAMFGEELASGVRHADNIAPCIYGGITLVKSTDPIDIIPLNTPDLFVTAVHPQVEVKTSDSRQILKKNITLKSAVEQWANIAGLVAGIQKNDFALIGRSLNDVIIEPVRSILIPKFDEIKSKSLELGALGGGISGSGPSIFMLAENRQTAENIADMMKTIYDEINIDNFVYVSKINPMGIEIIEEQKLD
- a CDS encoding DUF4403 family protein, giving the protein MKFIKILFLAAFINAFGQTGVDNQLASYNFPKIKSSITMPVTIPLSELSNMVNASVKDLIYQDDSYTDNNNDQFKVKVWKTRPIRLVGGTSQNLLIEVPLKIWAEKGIGTLGVYSYQNTTFETVMSFNTTVTFKNNWTITTNTQPNGFRWVTKPVLDYGRIQIPITPIVEKSLREQQEKFCKTIDQQMATQLNFQQYAVMAWNTFAQPFNISEEYNTWLKVSPVGVTITPLKFYGNQINATLGIDIFSETFTGNKPAASPPVTSASNFNFAPTVADKFVLQTTANIPFTEASNMARKTFLNKEFDIRDSKVKVTDIRVYGVDNRIVIEAQTDGYIKGTAIVSGIPVYDETKRKIVLSDTKFKLKTMNILQKTASLLFQGKIVKMIEEEYGIPTQELEETSRKSIEDAFNKEYYKGLKMTGKVFNLKPSKILLNSTGITAVIDTNATLKLLVNGF